The following coding sequences are from one Clostridioides difficile ATCC 9689 = DSM 1296 window:
- a CDS encoding aldose 1-epimerase family protein, with translation MNILQNENLIIESSSFGAELTKIFSKKYDKNVLWDGNKKYWGRQSPILFPIVGKLFDNETIIEENLYSMTQHGFARDMDFEIVDKGDTFVTYKLTDNESTLKKYPYSFELIINYTLNDNSIEVEWIVKNTDSKDIFFSIGGHPAFNLPFYEQNDFSKHYLEFKSKNDVEKINLNGSFTDDIIPIGKLKNLQLNPEVFKNDALIYTNIDEVSICNNDGSKYVTISMEDFPLVGIWTPYYSETNSTAPFLCIEPWYGLADSINSNKIYKDKKFINKLSKGKVFTASYNINIH, from the coding sequence ACGACAAAAACGTTCTTTGGGATGGTAATAAAAAATATTGGGGTAGACAATCACCTATATTGTTCCCTATAGTAGGTAAACTTTTTGATAATGAAACAATAATAGAAGAAAATTTATATAGCATGACTCAACATGGGTTTGCTAGAGATATGGACTTTGAGATTGTAGATAAAGGAGATACATTTGTAACTTATAAATTAACAGATAATGAATCTACTTTAAAGAAGTATCCATATTCTTTTGAGCTAATCATAAACTATACATTAAATGATAATAGTATTGAGGTAGAATGGATTGTAAAAAATACTGATTCTAAAGATATATTCTTTTCTATAGGTGGACATCCTGCATTCAACCTTCCTTTTTACGAACAAAATGATTTTTCTAAACACTACCTTGAGTTTAAAAGTAAAAATGATGTAGAAAAAATCAATTTAAATGGTTCTTTTACAGATGATATAATACCTATTGGAAAATTAAAAAACTTACAGTTAAATCCAGAAGTATTCAAGAATGATGCTTTGATATACACCAACATAGATGAAGTGTCTATATGTAATAATGATGGTAGTAAATATGTAACTATATCTATGGAAGATTTCCCTCTAGTTGGTATTTGGACTCCTTATTATAGTGAAACTAATTCTACTGCTCCTTTTTTATGTATAGAACCTTGGTATGGTCTTGCTGATAGTATAAATTCTAACAAAATTTATAAAGATAAGAAGTTTATTAATAAACTTAGTAAAGGAAAAGTTTTTACTGCTTCTTACAATATAAATATACACTAG